The genomic interval CTCTAGGAGCGTCAACACCAGCTGCCGACGGCAGAGAAGCCAAGTTTCAGTCAGGAAGGCCCGGAGGAGCGGCCGAAAAGCCAGGAGCAGGCACCCCACTGAGCAGATTGCATGGCAGGTACCTGCCAGAGTCTGGTACAGAAAATGGATCGCGAATCAGACTCGCATTCCCTATTCTATGTCGTTTCACTCCTGGAAGGTGCCCAGCTTCGAGTAAATTACTGTCCCATCGCATTGAATGCGAAGATTACACCGACCCCAGGTTTCCGAGGACAGGGACAAGACGACACATCTGGTGTCTGTACCGGCGGGACAAAGACGGAAGCAGTTTCCTAGTCTGGGAATGCGGTGCTGGACTCTCTCAGACCAGTTTAAGAATAAGGCAATCGTGACACCGCATTCGTGGATTTCTGAAATGGGATATGCGATAGCTAAAGCAACGGAACGGCTAAGGGCACCTGCACCGTGAAGAAATTTGGGAggcgccgtcggccgctGTAGTTTATGTGGCTCCCTTTAAAAATACTTCAACGTTCAGCCGATTTCGCACTTCAAGATGGAGAGCGGAAAGAAATTGGCTCCTAGGCCGGCCAAGACTCAGGAATCGGCTGGGTGGCCGGCGCCGGGAAGAATTTCTGCATACATCTTGCCTCGGTGCCACGCTGCGCCAGAGGCCGTATATGGAAGGCTGGCACTCTGGAGCGGGCTTCCTCTGATTTCCTGTCTTGCCAACAGCCACCACGCCGCGAGGAATTGCAGTGCGGCTGGACATCGGACTCGACTCAAATGCAGTCTATCCTTCTCAGTCAGCATTGCAGCTTCAGGACAAGGAATTTCCCGGCTGAAAACGAAGTTTCCCTGGGCAGCATTTCTGAAATGCCTCTTTTTCTAGGGagtctttcttcctctccttaGTTTCTGGGAGATATAGCGCTTCCTTGGTCACAAGGACGAGGTGCGGGAGCGGGCTACATCTGTCGACAGCGACTCGGCAGCTGGCGAGCCATCGAACTCGCGGGTGGGTCATCCGCACATCGAGCTGGCAGAGAAGAAATCGGCGCACAGTTTCTTGCTCTTTTTACGCCAAGCGTTCCTCCTGTTTTGTTGCCTGAGTCACTCTACCCTTTGCGTTCTGGTGGACACGCGCTGGAACTTGCCTTTCTCCAGTCGCTGTGTCTCGTACCGTGGTGTTGGGTCACCCCGTCCCCGACCGTGGCTGTGCCAACTCGCCAATAGCCGGCGTGACTAGTCGAGCTACCTCTACACTAGCATAAGCCATGGATGCTTCATACTTGAAAAGTAATGTTATGAGTTTGTATGGACCCGGCTGTTGGCAGCAGCGTTGTCATGTTGGGCATCGTCTACATCGTCTAGCGTCGATTGTGAGTCTTTGATGGCCGTCGATTGCGCCCCAGCAATAGCTCCCGCACCTGTGCGTTTCGAAGACGTGACACTTGGCCATTCTGATCGTCTCTTGTTTGTGCCAGGTGACGCATTCGTTGCTGCGCTCCACTCTCGCCGTTTTTTTGCGTCCGCTAACTTTCTTTAGGACTCAAGTACAAGCCCAGCGCACGGCGCCCTGGTGCAGCTAGCGACAGCAGCCGTCGTAGGTTGACTGCCGAGAATAAGAGGGACGCCACAGACGCTCGAAGGCACTGTTCAACGCGACTCCCAATACCGCGACAGAGCCTGTAGCTGCCGGACAGAGAGGAGCTGTTCTCTGGCCCAGAGCAATATCCAACTCGTCCCATCCGGAAGGTAGGAATTCTCGCAGCTGCCCGCCAAGTGTTTCTCTGCAGGGTTGTAAATGGCGGGGAGGTCCACATATGCTAGTTTCGTGCTTCATTGGCGCCATTGGGAGAGACGACTGTAGGCGTCGGGAAGATGTGGTGGCAAGGCTTCCGGTCTGCAACACGTGCCTTGCCAAATGTGCAGGAATTGCTGGTGTATGTGTGACTCTCAGGAGACTCGACAACGAAGAGGCCGCTCACGTCGCCTCCTACATCCTAAGGCGTGCTGCCCAGCTAGACTCTCAATCTGTGCAATGGAGGCTCGACCAGCCATCAAAGCGCCCTCTCGCGGAGAGGAGTCTGTGCCACACTCTTCCCCCGTTCCAGGGCATTGTAACGTCCTGCCAGTTGTGGGACAGCGCGCGCACATCGCATCGCAGACGAGCACGACATTCGTTCaggctgctgtctctgcagatCATCAACGCGGATCAAAGCAGATGGTCACGCAGAGCCTCTCCCAGTCTACGCATCTCTGCGAAATGTCTTCCCAGCTGGgtggcagccgccgcacgaACACCTTCAGTCACATGCTTGACCGTCAGTTCAATGCATCATGTACGACAGCCATGTCCCCCCCTCCACAAACGCCTAGCAGTTCCCTGAGGGCTCTGCCTGAAGCCCCAGAGAAATCCGTGCTGGGTGCGTCACCGCTGTATCCTCAGACGCAGGGTAAGCCCCTTGCCCGTGCGGCCGCCAACCCCCCAGCGTTGCCACCGCCCCTGCAGTTGCGCCAAAGTCCGTGAACGGGGCACACGTGCCAAacccggctgcggcgcctctcagTGGCACAAGCCCGCATCTGAAAGACGACATGGACATGGCGGACCTGCCAGCCATAATGCAGTCGAAGGCAAACATGTCAAATGAAGCTATAGTGACGTCGCCGCCCGACCTGGCGAGCGCACCGGCAGCCGATGTGCCGCTGTCCTCCTTGCCGACGCCTCCGGAGAACACGTTGATCATTTTAGACTACGACGACACCTTGCTGCCCACCAACTGGGCGGCCGTCCAGAACCGCGTGGGTCTTAACGATGCGGTTCCTCCGGAGATGCTTCCCCCTCTTGCGGAACTGACTGAACTCTGCATTCAAACCATCAATATGTGTCTGAGCAAGGCAATGGTTGTGATTGTGACAAATGCGAGTGTGGAGTGGGTCAACCGTTCTGGTGAAAAGTTCATTCCTCAGGTCTTGAGACACATTCAGTCTCAAGGCATCGAAATTATCTCTGCCCGCGACCGCCTTCAGAGCACGGGTATGGCGCAACGACAGTGGAAGATCCAAGTCTTTGAAGAATTGATCAACGACGTATTCGGAGACCGCATGCGCGAGGGAACTGAGTGTACCGTCATTTCTAttggcgacggagaaggcgagcgagaggcatGCCTCGAGATGTGCCGCAATTTGGGCGTCAACGAATGGCTCTTCAAGTCTCTGAAGCTCCTGGCTCAGCCAACGTGCAACCAGCTCATTTCAGAGCACATTCTCGTCCAGCAGGCCTTCCCTGAGATCCTCAAGGTCCCCCAGTCTCTAGATATGGCTATTCTCGACTACAAGAACTGCGGCGGCAACGACGCGTCTGCTCAgccagcggctgcgcagcccaTGGCGCAGAATGCGAACTCGCAGCCagtcggcgcgtctgcgtcgcctcacAGCGCCCCGTTGCAAACGGCCTCAGGCTttgcgcggccttccgcaGCCGTCAGTCCGACCCAGAGGAAGCCGCCGCTCTACAATGGATCTGGGGCGAGCTCGAACGGCGGGGCGACAGTCGTCAGCGTtaacggcggccgcggcggtggAGCAGAGGCCGTGCCTCGTGGGGCAGCGTTgagcggcgcttccgccACATCGCTCTATCCCAAAAACAATGTTGCAGCAACAAAGTCAGACGTCTCGCCCAACACAGATGCATTCGTCGATCTTATCAGTGACCAGCTCAAGGCGCACCACCATGACCCCGTCTCcaccggcgcggcctcgctggcccggaagaaggcgccgtTCGCGACCGCAGGCGGCTACGCGGAAAAGGCAAAGCTTCTTCGACGGTGAGCAAGTGCGGCACCGACCCTGAGGGCGGCTACAACTGCCGCTCGCTCGTCGCGGGACATGAGTATGAGAAGCACGACCAGCCCTCTGCCTGGGCGCCCAATGCAGCTGATAAATGAGCCGTGCGAAAAAAGCTGAACAGAGGGAAGCGCGCACTGGGCTCATCGTCTCCGTGGTGTGTTAGAAACGCCGAGTCGAAACAAACTCCTACTGGCAGTGGGGGAATGCAGAATGATTCAAATGTAGCAGCGCCGTCATCTGGCGGATGTGACATCCAGGGCGTGCCTGTCTCGTCTCGTTCCGCCGGTTGTCAAGATTTtttttgtgtttttttttgttttttgttTTGAAGACTCTGACTTTTTGTGGTGAATCTTATTCGTCACGAGCGCGTGAACCGCGTTGCGCCACCGAAGTCGGGAGAGTACCCACTGAAAACTGTCCTTTCCCagtcgcgcctcggcggcgcccacTCCGCTATGGCCCTGAGAGCTCAAatgggcggcggagaaaTCGCAAATGTTCACAACGACGCCCCCA from Besnoitia besnoiti strain Bb-Ger1 chromosome XI, whole genome shotgun sequence carries:
- a CDS encoding hypothetical protein (encoded by transcript BESB_020170); this translates as MEARPAIKAPSRGEESVPHSSPVPGHCNVLPVVGQRAHIASQTSTTFVQAAVSADHQRGSKQMVTQSLSQSTHLCEMSSQLGGSRRTNTFSHMLDRQFNASCTTAMSPPPQTPSSSLRALPEAPEKSVLGASPLYPQTQVAPKSVNGAHVPNPAAAPLSGTSPHLKDDMDMADLPAIMQSKANMSNEAIVTSPPDLASAPAADVPLSSLPTPPENTLIILDYDDTLLPTNWAAVQNRVGLNDAVPPEMLPPLAELTELCIQTINMCLSKAMVVIVTNASVEWVNRSGEKFIPQVLRHIQSQGIEIISARDRLQSTGMAQRQWKIQVFEELINDVFGDRMREGTECTVISIGDGEGEREACLEMCRNLGVNEWLFKSLKLLAQPTCNQLISEHILVQQAFPEILKVPQSLDMAILDYKNCGGNDASAQPAAAQPMAQNANSQPVGASASPHSAPLQTASGFARPSAAVSPTQRKPPLYNGSGASSNGGATVVSVNGGRGGGAEAVPRGAALSGASATSLYPKNNVAATKSDVSPNTDAFVDLISDQLKAHHHDPVSTGAASLARKKAPFATAGGYAEKAKLLRR